One stretch of Thalassovita sp. DNA includes these proteins:
- a CDS encoding IS3 family transposase (programmed frameshift): MSKRKNHSPDFKAKVALEALKGERTVAELASQFGVHPTMIHSWKRALLEGASGVFERGGKKPPEIDEEQVKELHAKIGELAVANDFLSRKLAVDRQVRRKMVEPGNTNLSIGKQCKLLSISRSSFYYTAKGETAMNLMLMRQIDEQFLEAPFFGVRQMTWHLRNEGHLVNEKRIRRLMRLMGLMPIYQKPNTSKAAKGHKTYPYLLRGLRVERPNQVWCADITYLPMRRGFLYLVAIMDWHTRKVLAWRISNTLEADFCVEALNEAIAKFGPPEIMNTDQGSQFTSFAWTDRLRRSGVRISMDGKGRFLDNIFVERLWRSLKYECVYLHAWEAGSEAKAGVGKWIEFYNRKRPHSALGGKPPAVVYWLRKEENQTDQQEQRVA; the protein is encoded by the exons ATGTCGAAACGGAAGAACCATTCGCCCGATTTCAAGGCCAAAGTTGCACTTGAGGCTTTGAAGGGCGAGCGGACTGTTGCTGAGCTGGCGAGCCAGTTTGGCGTTCACCCGACGATGATCCACAGCTGGAAACGGGCGCTTCTGGAAGGCGCGTCCGGCGTGTTCGAGCGTGGCGGAAAGAAGCCCCCAGAGATCGACGAGGAGCAGGTCAAAGAACTGCACGCGAAGATCGGGGAGCTGGCCGTGGCCAACGATTTTTTGTCACGAAAGCTC GCCGTGGATCGGCAAGTGAGGCGCAAGATGGTCGAGCCTGGCAATACCAACCTTTCAATTGGTAAACAGTGCAAGCTGTTGTCGATCTCGCGGTCATCGTTTTACTACACCGCCAAGGGCGAGACGGCGATGAACCTGATGTTGATGCGGCAGATCGACGAGCAGTTTCTGGAAGCACCGTTCTTTGGTGTCCGGCAAATGACTTGGCATCTGCGAAACGAAGGTCATCTGGTGAACGAGAAGCGCATCCGACGCTTGATGCGGCTGATGGGCTTGATGCCGATCTATCAGAAACCAAACACCAGCAAGGCAGCGAAAGGGCACAAGACCTATCCCTATCTGCTGCGTGGCCTACGGGTGGAGCGCCCCAATCAGGTCTGGTGTGCCGACATCACGTATCTGCCGATGCGCAGAGGCTTTCTGTATCTGGTCGCCATCATGGATTGGCACACCCGAAAGGTGCTGGCCTGGCGCATCTCGAACACGCTGGAAGCCGACTTCTGCGTCGAGGCGCTGAACGAGGCCATCGCCAAGTTTGGCCCACCGGAAATCATGAATACAGATCAGGGCAGCCAGTTCACCTCGTTTGCCTGGACCGACCGGCTACGCCGATCCGGAGTGCGTATCTCGATGGATGGCAAGGGCCGGTTCCTGGACAACATCTTTGTCGAGCGGCTCTGGCGGAGCCTGAAATACGAATGCGTCTACCTGCACGCCTGGGAGGCCGGATCGGAAGCCAAAGCGGGTGTCGGAAAATGGATCGAGTTCTACAACCGAAAGCGTCCTCATTCCGCCCTTGGCGGCAAACCACCAGCCGTGGTCTATTGGCTGAGAAAAGAAGAAAACCAAACCGATCAGCAGGAGCAAAGAGTAGCTTAA
- a CDS encoding ATP-dependent helicase gives MIALDRWSPVGDLTLEPNALDATTEIARNLVLTAGPGAGKTEMLAQRADFLLRTGTCRYPRRILAISFKTDASQNLKARVRKRCGPRLAARFDSHTFHAFAKRIIDRFRPVLSGRDALNPDYSIGQRRVQHQSITFSDLVPLACKIIENSLAARNAVRQTYTHVFLDEFQDCTDEQYRLILACFGDTPTILTAVGDSKQSIMGWAGALEGIFHTFADAFDAVPLNLYQNFRSAPALRRMQNAMVKEMDPAAALEDDDIIGDEGEICILRFEDDDDEASGLAGRIRSLIDDGIEPSEIAILVSKQQNLYCQRLVAAFEAKEVPYREEEIKQDLASEPAACLLIDFLLIASGSRQPAAYRRMLDLVVFNHGYDDEREYQVRSRWDRFINETKQKVAAHEVDLHQFDDLHALAISLIDNVGRDSLIALSPDYERGDRFDELIAQTLEHAHMLLQDQSDASTALASFSGDRAVRIMSVHKSKGLEFDTVVILGVEKETFWGEPSAERAAYFVAISRAKQRLLLTTCDQRQRPQGAKRWFTDRHEYDDFLAYVP, from the coding sequence ATGATTGCATTAGATCGATGGTCTCCCGTGGGTGACTTAACGCTTGAGCCGAATGCGTTGGATGCTACAACAGAGATTGCACGCAATTTGGTGCTCACCGCAGGTCCCGGTGCTGGCAAAACTGAAATGTTGGCGCAACGTGCTGATTTCCTGCTCCGCACTGGAACTTGCCGCTACCCTCGCCGGATCCTCGCCATATCGTTCAAGACTGATGCTAGCCAAAATCTCAAGGCACGCGTGCGGAAACGCTGTGGACCTAGGCTGGCTGCGCGATTCGATAGCCACACCTTCCATGCTTTCGCTAAACGGATCATTGACCGGTTTCGCCCGGTGCTTAGCGGACGTGATGCGCTAAACCCTGATTATTCGATTGGCCAGCGCCGTGTGCAGCATCAGTCCATCACTTTCAGCGACTTGGTGCCGCTCGCCTGTAAGATCATCGAAAACAGCCTAGCCGCCCGCAATGCGGTGCGCCAGACCTATACCCATGTCTTCCTGGATGAATTTCAAGACTGCACGGATGAGCAATATCGCTTGATACTCGCTTGTTTCGGCGACACCCCGACAATTCTGACGGCTGTCGGCGATTCCAAACAAAGCATCATGGGCTGGGCGGGGGCGCTCGAGGGTATCTTCCATACTTTCGCCGACGCTTTCGACGCAGTGCCGCTCAATCTCTATCAGAATTTCCGTTCCGCACCGGCTCTGCGTCGGATGCAGAATGCGATGGTCAAAGAAATGGATCCGGCAGCGGCGCTCGAAGATGACGATATCATTGGCGACGAGGGTGAGATTTGCATCCTTCGATTTGAGGATGACGACGACGAAGCCAGTGGCCTGGCTGGGCGAATCCGCAGCTTGATCGACGATGGCATCGAGCCCTCGGAGATTGCGATTCTCGTTAGCAAACAACAAAATCTGTATTGCCAGCGCCTCGTGGCTGCTTTCGAGGCGAAAGAGGTCCCATATCGAGAAGAAGAGATTAAACAGGATCTGGCGTCGGAGCCGGCTGCCTGTCTGCTCATCGATTTCCTCCTTATCGCGAGTGGCTCGCGTCAACCCGCGGCCTATCGTCGTATGCTTGATCTGGTTGTTTTTAATCATGGCTATGACGATGAACGCGAATATCAGGTGCGGTCTCGTTGGGATCGCTTCATCAATGAAACCAAGCAGAAGGTTGCGGCGCATGAGGTCGATCTTCATCAGTTCGACGATTTGCACGCTCTCGCCATATCACTGATAGACAATGTTGGACGTGACAGTCTCATTGCTTTATCGCCAGACTATGAACGCGGTGATCGCTTCGATGAGCTCATCGCCCAGACTCTTGAACATGCGCACATGCTGCTGCAAGATCAATCGGACGCATCAACAGCTCTAGCCTCATTTTCGGGAGACAGAGCGGTTCGCATAATGTCGGTGCACAAGAGCAAGGGTCTGGAATTCGACACGGTCGTCATCCTTGGTGTTGAAAAAGAAACCTTTTGGGGAGAGCCGTCAGCGGAACGTGCAGCTTACTTCGTTGCGATCTCACGCGCCAAACAACGACTTCTGCTGACCACGTGCGACCAACGTCAGCGTCCGCAAGGAGCGAAACGCTGGTTCACTGACCGTCATGAGTACGACGATTTTCTTGCCTACGTACCATGA
- a CDS encoding ATP-dependent nuclease produces MKLTHLRICNFRCFGGIETEIALDNTTFILGPNGTGKTAVLQALVRMFSLDPAQRRIRISDFHVSADEPHDAAPEERSLWIEADFEFPELESENVDMPAVPGNFAHMLMVENDEVVRVRFRLAATLDQDGDIEETFTYVTEVDDHGRPVEESRASKHDRNAIQVHYLPTRRDPSDHISYSTNALVGRALRAANWTVERTEVNDLTAQISDALSGNAAIEGISDSLSDIWGQLHKGEFFANPSISFAQSEVNALLRHLSLTFTPGHGESLVDFSRLSDGQQSLLYISLVLAMREIGDKVLAGELDAFDIDKLRPAIFTLIAIEEPENSLSPHYLGRVIRAISEFANGQNAQTLVATHAPSLLRRVAPETIRYLRLDGDRRTVVARVVLPEDEGAAKYVREAVHAFPELYFARFVILGEGDSEEVVLPRMLAARGVLTDDASISVVPLGGRHVNHFWRLLHGLGIPHATLLDLDLARFQGGWGRIKYAAKQLLKYSDVQNAGIDEGEIATIPAWDSEQRLLIDDDGWFEYFNERGVFFSSPLDLDFMMIQAFAEVYRVEDDEREEPDETTLKAVLGKKHDAVEPQYSDAQLQLFDAYHRRFKLGSKPAWHIRAMAAIDDAEIAADMPAVMTALIDYVETKLEGLPE; encoded by the coding sequence TTGAAGCTCACGCATTTGCGTATTTGCAACTTCCGATGCTTTGGGGGCATCGAGACAGAAATCGCGTTAGACAATACAACGTTCATTCTTGGACCGAACGGTACCGGTAAGACAGCGGTGCTGCAGGCATTGGTAAGGATGTTCAGCCTCGATCCCGCGCAGCGAAGAATCAGAATCTCAGATTTTCACGTCTCTGCCGATGAGCCGCACGATGCTGCACCAGAAGAGCGCAGTCTTTGGATAGAGGCTGATTTCGAATTCCCAGAGCTGGAGTCGGAAAATGTCGACATGCCCGCGGTGCCGGGTAACTTCGCGCATATGCTCATGGTGGAAAATGACGAGGTCGTCCGCGTCCGCTTCCGATTGGCAGCGACCCTCGATCAGGACGGTGATATCGAGGAGACCTTCACCTACGTTACCGAAGTTGACGATCACGGGAGGCCCGTAGAGGAAAGCCGGGCCTCTAAGCACGATCGCAACGCCATTCAGGTGCATTATCTCCCTACTCGCCGCGACCCATCGGACCATATCTCTTACTCCACCAACGCCCTAGTGGGCCGGGCATTGCGGGCTGCCAACTGGACCGTCGAGCGCACAGAAGTCAATGATCTTACGGCGCAAATTTCCGATGCGCTAAGTGGGAACGCTGCCATTGAAGGCATCAGCGACTCGCTGAGCGACATCTGGGGACAACTGCACAAGGGTGAGTTTTTCGCCAACCCGTCAATCTCTTTTGCGCAAAGTGAGGTCAACGCGCTTCTCCGCCATTTGAGTCTTACCTTCACTCCAGGCCACGGCGAGTCGCTCGTCGACTTTTCGCGACTAAGCGACGGTCAGCAATCCTTGCTGTATATCTCTCTGGTGCTCGCAATGCGCGAGATTGGCGACAAGGTGCTCGCTGGCGAACTAGACGCTTTTGACATCGATAAACTACGGCCCGCCATCTTCACTTTAATCGCGATCGAAGAACCGGAGAACAGCCTTTCACCACACTATCTCGGGCGCGTTATCCGCGCGATTTCCGAGTTTGCAAACGGTCAGAATGCACAGACCTTGGTGGCTACACACGCTCCATCACTTTTGCGTCGTGTCGCTCCTGAGACTATCCGCTATCTACGGCTAGACGGGGATCGTCGAACAGTTGTCGCTCGGGTTGTTCTCCCGGAAGATGAGGGGGCGGCAAAATATGTGCGCGAAGCCGTACACGCCTTCCCTGAACTATACTTCGCTCGGTTTGTCATTTTGGGTGAAGGAGACAGCGAAGAAGTCGTCCTGCCCCGGATGCTCGCTGCACGCGGTGTTCTCACCGATGATGCATCGATCTCGGTCGTCCCTTTGGGCGGGCGCCACGTCAACCATTTCTGGCGGTTACTGCACGGGCTCGGAATCCCGCACGCGACTTTGCTTGATCTCGACCTTGCCCGTTTTCAGGGTGGCTGGGGTAGGATTAAGTACGCTGCGAAACAGCTTCTGAAATATAGTGACGTGCAGAATGCGGGCATCGACGAAGGTGAGATAGCAACCATCCCAGCTTGGGATAGCGAACAAAGACTTTTGATCGATGACGATGGTTGGTTCGAGTATTTCAACGAGCGCGGCGTCTTCTTTTCGTCGCCGCTTGATCTCGACTTTATGATGATTCAAGCGTTCGCCGAAGTCTATCGAGTTGAAGATGACGAGCGCGAAGAACCAGATGAGACTACGCTCAAGGCTGTCCTCGGCAAAAAACACGATGCCGTGGAGCCGCAATATTCAGACGCGCAGCTTCAGTTGTTCGATGCCTACCACCGACGCTTCAAGCTAGGCAGCAAACCAGCTTGGCATATCCGGGCTATGGCAGCGATTGATGATGCAGAAATTGCTGCAGATATGCCCGCGGTCATGACCGCGCTAATCGACTATGTCGAAACCAAACTCGAAGGCTTACCTGAATGA
- a CDS encoding mechanosensitive ion channel family protein, with amino-acid sequence MTALFRLLAALAYLATVSLTAPTPAVAQSGSAPVADQPSGPISVEDSATQDAAIAVRIRDILGELDGYEDVTVTVTSGIVTLKGTTLSSDLAEALSELVTRVDGVVAIRNDVVETTDVAERLSPAMERFRQRMGQVVAYLPLLAVAVLAFALIFGLGLLIVRVRQPWDRLAPNAFIADIYRTVVRLGFLIAGLVLALDILGATALLSTILGAAGIIGLAIGFAVRDTVENFIASIMLSIRQPFRPNDTIEINGDEGKVIRLTSRATILLSYDGNHIRIPNATVFKSRIVNFTRNAERRFLFDVGVAPDSDLALALRLAEDSLAALPFTLQTPAPSVWIQEIGDSTVTLRMTAWIDQRESGLLAAKSESIRLILNRFTESGIAMPEPTYRVIDLATSSPDPVIDSATDSAKTPAAAPPAAPVEDDLRDVHAHDQDALSQMVAEERQETLGDDLLEKHAPSE; translated from the coding sequence ATGACTGCGCTATTTCGTTTGCTGGCCGCTCTGGCCTATCTTGCCACCGTTTCGCTGACCGCCCCCACACCCGCTGTTGCCCAAAGCGGCAGCGCCCCGGTGGCCGATCAACCTTCCGGCCCGATCTCGGTCGAAGACAGCGCTACTCAGGACGCAGCAATCGCGGTGCGGATCCGGGATATTCTGGGAGAGCTTGACGGTTATGAGGATGTCACCGTCACGGTCACCTCAGGCATTGTCACGCTGAAGGGCACCACCCTCAGCAGCGATCTGGCCGAAGCGCTGAGTGAGCTGGTCACCCGCGTCGACGGCGTGGTCGCCATCCGCAACGATGTGGTCGAGACCACCGATGTGGCCGAACGGCTGAGCCCCGCGATGGAGCGGTTCCGCCAGCGAATGGGACAGGTTGTGGCCTATCTGCCGCTACTGGCTGTGGCGGTGCTGGCTTTTGCGCTGATCTTTGGTCTGGGCCTGTTGATCGTGCGGGTGCGGCAACCCTGGGACCGGTTGGCGCCAAACGCCTTTATCGCCGATATCTATCGCACCGTGGTGCGGCTGGGTTTCCTGATTGCGGGTCTGGTGCTGGCGCTGGACATTCTGGGCGCCACGGCACTGCTTTCAACAATTCTGGGCGCTGCCGGGATCATCGGTCTGGCGATTGGTTTTGCCGTGCGTGACACGGTTGAGAACTTCATCGCCTCCATCATGCTGTCGATCCGCCAGCCGTTCCGCCCCAACGACACGATTGAGATCAACGGGGATGAGGGCAAGGTCATCCGCCTGACCAGCCGCGCCACCATCCTGCTGAGTTATGATGGCAACCACATCCGCATTCCAAACGCGACCGTGTTCAAATCCCGCATCGTGAATTTCACCCGCAACGCAGAGCGCCGGTTCCTGTTTGACGTGGGCGTCGCACCAGACAGCGATCTGGCGCTGGCCCTGCGACTGGCCGAGGACAGCCTGGCCGCCCTGCCCTTCACGCTGCAGACGCCCGCCCCCTCGGTCTGGATCCAGGAAATCGGCGACAGCACCGTCACCCTGCGCATGACCGCCTGGATCGATCAGCGCGAAAGCGGCCTGCTGGCGGCAAAATCCGAATCCATCCGATTGATTCTAAACCGATTCACAGAATCCGGCATTGCCATGCCCGAACCCACCTACCGGGTGATTGACTTGGCCACCTCCAGCCCGGACCCGGTGATTGATTCCGCCACCGATTCCGCCAAAACCCCCGCAGCAGCCCCACCCGCTGCACCGGTTGAGGATGATTTGCGCGATGTACACGCCCACGATCAGGACGCGCTGTCGCAGATGGTGGCAGAGGAAAGGCAAGAAACATTGGGGGATGATCTGCTGGAGAAACACGCACCAAGCGAGTGA
- a CDS encoding SH3 domain-containing protein: MFRRSLVSALLGAVMLSGLPALGGAQERGPVTNLPLPRYVSVKAAEANVRRGPSLSHRIDWVFTRRNMPVEITAEYGHWRRVRDRDGAGGWVHYALLSGMRHVIVDQDMLALHVRPDAKTAISARLELGVIARLEKCGPEWCRLSAGGYRGWAPKNAMWGVGPEELKE, from the coding sequence ATGTTTCGCCGTTCCCTGGTGTCCGCCCTGTTGGGCGCTGTTATGCTGTCTGGCCTGCCTGCACTGGGCGGCGCGCAGGAACGTGGACCGGTGACCAACCTGCCACTGCCGCGCTATGTTTCGGTCAAAGCAGCCGAGGCCAACGTGCGCCGCGGCCCGTCGCTGAGCCACCGCATTGACTGGGTGTTCACCCGCCGCAACATGCCGGTTGAGATCACTGCCGAATATGGCCACTGGCGGCGCGTGCGCGACCGTGATGGGGCCGGCGGTTGGGTGCATTATGCGCTGCTGTCCGGCATGCGCCATGTGATCGTGGATCAGGACATGCTGGCGCTGCATGTGCGCCCGGACGCCAAAACCGCCATTTCCGCCCGGCTGGAACTGGGCGTGATCGCCCGGCTGGAAAAATGCGGCCCCGAATGGTGCCGCCTGAGCGCCGGGGGCTATCGTGGTTGGGCGCCGAAAAACGCCATGTGGGGCGTCGGCCCGGAAGAGCTGAAAGAGTAA
- a CDS encoding D-glycerate dehydrogenase yields MASGRLSVVVTRRLPDVVETRLMELFDVKLRADDTPMSRDEIAAALREADVLIPTLNDRIDNSLISQAGPQLRMIANYGAGVDHIDVATARQRGIQVTNTPGVLTDDTADMTMALILAVTRRIPEGLAAMQTGEWDGWAPTAFLGGRVAGRRLGILGMGRIGQAVARRARAFGMQVHYHNRHRLREETEAALEATYWQSLDQMVARMDVLSINCPHTPSTFHLMNARRLKLMKPSAVIVNTSRGEVIDENALTRQLKSGALAGAGLDVYEHGSEANPDLRAMPNVVMLPHMGSATEEGRVEMGEKVIINVKTFADGHRPPDLVLQALD; encoded by the coding sequence ATGGCATCTGGACGTCTGAGTGTTGTTGTGACGCGACGCTTGCCCGACGTGGTAGAAACAAGGTTGATGGAGCTGTTCGACGTCAAATTGCGCGCCGATGACACCCCCATGAGCCGTGATGAAATCGCTGCCGCCCTGCGAGAGGCGGATGTGTTGATTCCCACGCTGAACGACCGCATTGACAACAGCCTGATTTCTCAGGCCGGGCCGCAATTGCGCATGATTGCCAACTATGGTGCTGGTGTGGATCACATCGATGTGGCCACCGCCCGTCAGCGCGGGATCCAGGTGACCAACACCCCCGGCGTGCTGACCGATGACACCGCCGATATGACCATGGCGCTGATCCTTGCGGTCACCCGCCGTATTCCCGAAGGTCTGGCAGCCATGCAGACCGGTGAATGGGATGGCTGGGCGCCCACGGCGTTCCTTGGTGGCCGGGTGGCCGGGCGCCGTCTGGGTATCCTTGGCATGGGGCGCATTGGTCAGGCCGTTGCCCGCCGGGCCCGCGCCTTTGGCATGCAGGTCCATTACCACAACCGCCACCGCCTGCGCGAAGAGACCGAGGCCGCGCTGGAGGCAACCTATTGGCAAAGTCTGGACCAGATGGTGGCGAGGATGGATGTGCTGTCCATCAACTGCCCCCATACGCCTTCGACCTTCCATCTGATGAACGCACGTCGTCTGAAGCTGATGAAGCCTTCGGCGGTGATCGTGAACACCTCGCGCGGGGAGGTGATTGATGAAAATGCGCTGACCCGTCAGCTGAAGTCGGGGGCTTTGGCGGGCGCCGGGCTGGATGTCTATGAACATGGCTCCGAAGCGAACCCGGATCTGCGCGCCATGCCCAATGTGGTGATGCTGCCGCATATGGGCTCGGCCACCGAAGAGGGCCGGGTTGAGATGGGTGAAAAAGTCATCATCAACGTGAAAACCTTTGCGGATGGCCACCGTCCGCCGGATCTGGTGCTGCAGGCGCTGGACTGA
- a CDS encoding S41 family peptidase gives MTRVFPAVVTATLAMTQPAFATDTLDGIWKSDGYGFWLSLAGDQAQLHQVTAVGCVEMAEIGAMQRDGLTAALQDIVVSGAGALLGPLQGGLALEGDTLLLDLAKTNHIPFTRQDALPASCETPLGTDALASFDMLWHGFQEHYAYFDLRGVDWDQMRATYRPHVTAETDPETLLNIFIQMLGPLRDGHVSLITPEGQIADDVLPDWAEGLGAQGMVDVMRNAFALHVPEGSRPADSMGLGMTADGLGYMTLINFDEALVAGDLSMASIMGDFLASHPEMKALVIDTRVNFGGSDLAGYALAAQLTQKPVEIGSKAVWHDGHWLEDTALRIEPGQEGAIWDGSVYLLTSGVTISAAETFALALSHFDNVTVVGTPSNGILSDMSFLALPNGWAASLSNERYLSAAGENFEGQGVPVDIAAPVIPQEIANGRDRAYEAVLEHLARN, from the coding sequence ATGACGCGTGTTTTTCCTGCCGTTGTGACGGCAACCCTGGCTATGACGCAGCCGGCTTTTGCAACCGATACCCTTGATGGCATCTGGAAATCTGACGGCTACGGTTTCTGGCTGAGCCTTGCCGGCGATCAGGCACAGCTGCATCAGGTCACCGCGGTGGGCTGCGTTGAAATGGCTGAAATTGGCGCGATGCAGCGCGACGGTCTGACGGCAGCCTTGCAAGACATCGTCGTCAGTGGCGCCGGGGCGCTGCTGGGCCCGTTGCAGGGTGGGCTGGCGCTGGAGGGGGACACTCTGCTGCTGGATCTGGCCAAGACCAACCACATCCCCTTCACCCGGCAGGACGCCCTGCCTGCCAGCTGCGAAACACCGTTGGGCACGGATGCCCTGGCCAGTTTTGACATGCTTTGGCACGGGTTTCAGGAACATTACGCCTATTTCGACCTGCGCGGTGTAGATTGGGACCAGATGCGCGCAACCTACCGGCCGCATGTCACGGCAGAGACGGATCCGGAAACCCTGCTCAACATCTTTATCCAGATGCTGGGCCCGCTGCGCGATGGCCATGTGTCGTTGATCACCCCTGAGGGTCAGATCGCCGATGATGTGTTGCCCGACTGGGCCGAAGGCCTCGGCGCGCAGGGCATGGTGGATGTCATGCGAAACGCCTTTGCGCTACATGTGCCCGAGGGCAGCAGGCCCGCGGATTCTATGGGGCTGGGGATGACGGCGGATGGTCTAGGTTACATGACGCTGATCAATTTTGATGAGGCGCTGGTGGCAGGTGATCTGTCGATGGCGTCGATCATGGGGGACTTTCTGGCCAGCCATCCCGAAATGAAGGCCCTGGTGATCGACACCCGGGTCAATTTCGGCGGCAGCGATCTGGCGGGCTATGCCCTGGCGGCGCAGTTGACCCAGAAACCGGTTGAGATTGGCAGCAAAGCCGTCTGGCACGACGGGCACTGGCTGGAAGACACCGCGCTGCGGATTGAGCCGGGGCAAGAAGGGGCGATCTGGGACGGGTCTGTCTATCTGCTGACCAGCGGCGTGACGATCTCCGCTGCAGAGACCTTTGCACTGGCGCTGTCGCATTTTGACAATGTGACTGTGGTGGGCACCCCCAGCAATGGCATCCTGTCTGACATGTCCTTCCTGGCCCTGCCAAACGGCTGGGCGGCGTCCCTGTCAAACGAGCGTTACCTCAGCGCTGCGGGTGAAAACTTTGAAGGGCAGGGCGTGCCGGTGGACATCGCGGCGCCAGTGATCCCTCAGGAAATCGCCAATGGCCGGGATCGCGCCTATGAGGCGGTGCTGGAGCATCTGGCCCGGAATTAA
- a CDS encoding pirin family protein yields the protein MTFRPVVATSKSQPAMEGAGVHLHRVFGFDDPSLTDPFLMMDDFRNDDPRLYSKGFPWHPHRGIETITYVLEGEVEHADSLGNKGILGPGSIQWMTAGSGIVHQEMPMGDAKGQMHGFQLWANLPRDLKMTTPRYQDIGASDLPLEVDDDGTVVKVLIGSFWGKKSPVDGIAANPMLLDISVPAGRRKTFKVDTSANALAYVFAGSGRFRDASDPIGIQVEKEYQGQELAFRDQSGNRTLVRFGSGDEITVQAGDEGLRFLLMTGRPIQEPVAWHGPIVMNTQAELMQAFDELNKGTFIKHDAGA from the coding sequence ATGACCTTCAGACCTGTTGTAGCCACATCGAAATCCCAGCCCGCCATGGAAGGCGCCGGCGTGCATCTGCACCGCGTTTTTGGCTTTGATGATCCCAGCCTGACCGACCCTTTCCTGATGATGGATGACTTCCGCAATGACGATCCGCGGCTCTATTCCAAAGGCTTCCCCTGGCACCCGCATCGCGGCATTGAAACCATCACCTATGTCCTCGAGGGTGAGGTGGAACATGCCGACAGCCTGGGCAACAAGGGTATCCTTGGCCCCGGCTCCATCCAGTGGATGACGGCGGGATCTGGCATTGTGCATCAGGAAATGCCGATGGGGGATGCCAAGGGGCAGATGCATGGATTTCAGCTCTGGGCCAATCTGCCGCGCGATCTGAAAATGACCACGCCGCGCTATCAGGACATCGGCGCCAGTGATCTGCCTCTTGAGGTGGATGATGACGGCACCGTTGTGAAGGTGCTGATCGGATCGTTCTGGGGCAAGAAAAGCCCGGTGGATGGCATCGCTGCCAACCCGATGTTGTTGGATATCTCGGTGCCTGCAGGGCGGCGCAAGACCTTCAAGGTCGACACAAGCGCCAATGCGCTGGCCTATGTTTTTGCCGGATCGGGCCGGTTCCGCGATGCATCCGATCCCATCGGTATTCAGGTGGAAAAGGAATATCAGGGACAGGAACTGGCCTTCCGCGATCAAAGCGGTAACCGGACGCTGGTGCGCTTTGGCTCGGGCGATGAGATCACTGTGCAGGCCGGCGATGAGGGCCTGCGCTTCCTGTTGATGACAGGGCGCCCCATTCAGGAGCCCGTCGCCTGGCACGGCCCCATTGTGATGAACACACAAGCTGAGCTGATGCAGGCCTTTGATGAATTGAACAAAGGCACCTTCATCAAACATGACGCCGGGGCCTGA
- the panB gene encoding 3-methyl-2-oxobutanoate hydroxymethyltransferase, translating into MSSQTPIRRTTVPQISARKGGEPIVSLTSYHAHTAAIVDKYADFILVGDSLGMVMHGMESTVGVPLDLMIMHGKAVVRGTQKALVVVDMPFGTYEESPAVAFRNAARIMKETGCGAVKLEGGARMAETIRFLTERGIPVMAHIGLTPQSSHVMGGFKTQGREEDSWPQHEADAAAVTEAGAFALVLEGMVEPLAAKITKQVAIPTIGIGASAECDGQILVLEDMLGLNAWTPKFVKQYGDLGPAIDRAVSDYADEVKSRAFPGPEHTYK; encoded by the coding sequence ATGAGCAGCCAAACCCCTATTCGCCGCACCACCGTCCCGCAGATCAGCGCCCGCAAAGGCGGCGAACCGATCGTCTCGCTCACCTCCTACCACGCCCATACGGCGGCGATTGTCGACAAATACGCCGACTTCATCCTGGTCGGTGACAGCCTGGGGATGGTGATGCACGGCATGGAAAGCACCGTCGGTGTGCCGCTGGATCTGATGATCATGCATGGCAAGGCAGTGGTGCGCGGCACCCAGAAAGCACTGGTTGTGGTCGATATGCCCTTTGGCACCTATGAGGAAAGCCCCGCCGTCGCCTTCCGCAACGCCGCCCGCATCATGAAGGAAACCGGCTGCGGCGCGGTGAAGCTGGAGGGCGGCGCGCGTATGGCCGAAACCATCCGCTTCCTCACCGAACGTGGCATCCCGGTCATGGCTCATATCGGCCTGACCCCGCAGTCCAGCCACGTCATGGGTGGGTTCAAAACCCAAGGCCGCGAAGAAGACAGCTGGCCCCAGCACGAAGCCGACGCTGCAGCCGTGACCGAGGCCGGCGCCTTCGCGCTGGTGCTCGAAGGCATGGTGGAGCCGCTGGCGGCAAAGATCACCAAACAGGTCGCGATCCCAACCATCGGCATCGGCGCCTCTGCCGAATGTGACGGGCAGATCCTGGTGCTGGAGGACATGCTGGGCCTCAACGCCTGGACACCAAAGTTTGTCAAACAATACGGCGATCTGGGCCCCGCCATTGACCGCGCCGTGTCAGATTACGCTGATGAGGTCAAATCCCGCGCCTTCCCCGGACCGGAACACACTTACAAGTGA